GACTCTCttataagtaaaataagaaaaatcatTATGTGTAAAGACTTAGGATCCAACATTGACCAGAAAATACGTTGTAAGACCCACGTTTAGTTATGTCATCAAAGtggattttgtttctttctcgatttttagttttctcttttcattttctttcattaaaCTGTTAGATTGAGAGTTTAAGTTACTAAAAGAGATACTCCATCTCCGTCTTCATCTTTAagtaagagtctcattttttttcagcATGAATTTTCAGAAATATATTAAGTAAAGTgggtaaaagaaaattaataaaatatgagtctcatttgtatatattagttttaaagaTATGTGAGTGGTATGAGTTAGTGGAGTGTGAGACCTCTTTGTCATTCATAGTAATAAGATccgagactcctatttgtGGATgtcccaaaatgaaaaaatggatttgtggacaaatggagtatttgataaaCTATTACTCCTAATCTTCTTAAGAAAGGgtataaatatgaattggttacttatgtttttttcctaattatatctaataaattataaaaaagttttttacaatgaaatttgtatatttcAGATAcctcataaatatatatataatggagGTCTCTTACCGTTCGGGATACTCTTTTATATTCCCTCCATACTTTTTTTTGAGATTTCCTATCATAAGTGagtcatattttcattttaagcaaaaagttctctctcttaatttatttgttaatctattttttttacttctctattttttcctctctcatactttaattttttaaatatattaatttttacagCTTGTGCCAAAAGAAGTGGATAGCTTATGGCGtgacggagggaatactattTACAGATTTTTTAACCaatttcactctttttttgCCCGTATTTTGAATCTCTCATCTCACTTTATACTAGTATCAGATTTCTCTTCtctattttctccattttatacTCTAATGCATCCATTATTTATTTGGATTCCTTTTGTctttatcaaaaatatatcaacaaaataagtcttatttaaatatcttaTTGTACGTAGATAATCGTAGAATGCgacattaaatatatattccgattaaataataaagtaaattttatttgtatatcaaTAAAATCTATTAATGTGTAATATCTATACAATCACACCAGCAATAAACACATGCATATAATCGTGTCAAATTATCAGCAGaaaatagtcatttttattaatattttatttagtataaCCATGCACCATAAAACAATGTCAATAATATTACCCCTTCGTCTCCTAAGAACATAGAACTATTTTCAGTTTGTCCCTTAAAATtatacacttttttatttaagaattttttttctttttaaataggATGAGATAGTCTacactaacaatatttcaaatcactatttcttttatatttctcttttattttacaattatgtattaaaacttAAGCTccttcaaaaattaattttaaagagatgaatgaaactaaaaatatcaataaaatgacAATGAATATGTAAATACACACAAGCATATCAACATAATATACTTAAACGCGTTAATATCAATTGACCATtaagaaaaatcaaagcatATAAGAATTCAAGGTAACACTAATTATAAtgtcaaaaaaatgaaaaatacaacTAGTGTTGACTATATtccatgttaaaaaaaatgaaaaatacaacTAGATGTTGACAGCTGTGGGATTTGAACCCACGCCCTTTCGGACCAGAGCCTAAATCTGGCGCCTTAGACCACTCGGCCAAACTGTCCTTGTTATTTGTTTAACCGTATGtcttaataaatcaataatagtcTATTTTAGactaattaatattgtaatcTACTGGTTTAGAATATTTTAGACTATTTAAGGTGTTcgatttgcaagattatatcccgagattaaattagtagtgtgtgtggttcatgagatttaatctcaCAAGGCCACAACTCAATCttaaatgaataatcatgatataattagtcataactaaccccctatgactaaaataatttcataactcaatcctagattatatcttgataatattttatctaggaaaccGAACACTACCTTAATATTTATCTACTGGTTGTCAATAATCATGTTCAGTGGTTTGTGGATTTTTGAAATAAGATCAgttcacaaaatttaagattgaTTTTGGttaagatatttaaattatctttgtaaaataaaaacatagtaAAAATATGGTGGATCACCTGTTTATGTGATCACCAAACACAAATGGTGGGGATAGCCATTCTCCAACTGGCCAAACACACTTGAAAAAGTAACAATATGAAGAACATATCTTTCAGCCATGTGTCTATGAAATAAGTACTTAATAACTTATATTAGAACTTCATTTATTAACATAGCATGTGTAATAATGACAACTAGTACCAACCAACCTATAGATCTAATCTCTACGAAACTTCATcttgatataaatttataagttttgggtTTAGAGTCTACAGCCACTCAGTTTATATAATTACCGAATTCAttacaataattttgaattaactAAAATTCGAAATCATCAACTCCAAGAATAATTCAactataaactaattaaattttatttcacattAAGAGTAACAATTAACaaacacattatttttattgatttaatcttTTAATTTCAACCTGGAGTAAAAAACTGTGACAAAACCCAAGTTCCAgatcatttattaaaaaattagttgctTGGATGATAGTGAAGAACTGCATGGcgaaatttatttaacaaatagCACTAGTTTTTAGATGAGTCAGTGTCCGGGATAAGAAAAGGCAATAAAACTCAAAAggcaaaatataaaaatccgACGCTTGGCATTGCCTAAGGGTAAAATATTGGCTCTTTCACAATCAAAATCGAAgatttaatctatttatttttttaattgaaaaatttgcTGTGAAAGTCTGGAATATCCACGAGGAATCCGTTTAATCATTTAGTATAATTGCAGCCTTTAAAAATAGTATGTCGTGTCGGcgtttgatttttcaaatggCTCATCTATATCAATACTAGTAATATCTATGGGGAGAAAAGAGTTAAATTTTGTGTTAAGTCTACAATTTAGAGGCCATTATTCTTcgcaacaaattcaattaatacacGCCACAAATCTCATCATATAATATGCTGAGTAGCTGACTTTTATTCTAATCGACATTTATGGAATActatataattagtaaataattaattactaggAGTATATGTTTGTACTTtcaagttaatttattttttaatccaaatatatattcgatgtattatattgtaatttcaataatgtttgaattaaattaaaattatagccGTTGATATCAGTGTAAATAAGAAGATACTTATATTCGTGTcatcttataaaaaaatgaattttttgttttgtgataCCCAAAAATGCTATCCCAATAAACATGGCAACCATGACTTTGAAAGTAGTTTATTGGGTTGGGCTTTGGCACATCACTCTTGACGCATTTTCATTGCAGCTAAATTAGTTCAACATAATATTCTCGAGCATCACTTTGGGTTGGGCCACACTTAGACgctttttcattaaataatgttaaattgcagaaatattatttgatgGATACTCTATcaacatatatttttcatcaacataaaattattggtCTTTATTTTGGGCCGAATGATACAAAATGTACTTTTTTCTATCCAGGGTCCCCTGTttaatactcctccgtcccataaagatAGTCCTACTTTGattcgacacgaattttaaaaaatgtaatgaaaagtgagttgaaaaagttagtgtgATGTGAGTCtaacttttaaagtattagttttataataaaatgtgagtatgaatgagttagtggaatatgaggtccactacgaaacatggtaaaagtaaaatgcgacaaactttgtgggacggacggaaatggaaaaataggacaatcattgtgggacggagggagtaactttttattttattccattttttatatgcagatctcatatttcactaattttttgtATTCACAGTCCATTACAAAACTAATATTCCTTCCATCCCATTAGAAGGGATGGATTTCTTTTGGACCCGGGAATTAAgactattatatatattgagttAGAGTGGAGAGTAAAGTAtcagagatgaaaaaataagaaagaataaagtaagagatgatTGAGGTTtgtttttagattaaaaaaaaaaagaaaattgatcaCTTGTGGTGGGACaaaaggagtattaaaatagagtcCCACACTCCACTTACTCTCTCTatttacttttcattacaaagtcaaacaatttcttaaaattcataaggAGTCGAAAGggttttttaaataatgggCGGATGGaatagtacataattaaataaaattcctGATGTTGACGTGTAAAACAGTATGTTGAAAATTGCAAGTACTATAACAATGTAGATGCACAATCCACATTATGTAGGCATAACTTGTTCAGttttaaacaataatttattctAATACGGAGTACATTAAATTTGTACAGTATTTGTCGTCTGAAGTGGAAGAGAAATTTATTGTAACCATAAATACATGTTTTTTTCCTGCACTCCAAATTAAACCCCAGCGATGCGATCTAATTTATAAATGCTGCGACTAATCAATAAGTTCTGATCTCGTTCATTCCACTAAAGTGAAAATGATTAATTGAAGGACATATTTTCTTACTTGTGCTATAATTATTGTCAAAGTACACCGTCAATGAATCACCTAACCACCCACATCcgtatgatttaatttgacaaAACTAAATTTTCCAACATATTGAACTGAAAAAGCTGTAAAggtgatattttattcatgtatGATATAGATTTGATAGTATGTAATTCAAATACAATAGACgaaataaaacacacactacactagtataataattcaatataacaTGTGTAGTATAGTATAATTAAGTATTACAAATATGGCATGGTATATCCTTATTTCTCTTCCTATCTCGTATAACATTTGGGAAGAAATTTATCCCAATTATTTAAGCAGTAGGAGCCTGTGCTGGTTCGCCGAAAAAGCTAACGTAGTTGTTAGAGGGTCCTTCAGCTGCCGGAGTCGCATATCCCGAGCTTCTTATTTCCGCCATTTGTCGCCTCGCGTTCGCTCCTCGCGCTTCACAAAATTTCGGCAGATACACTCCTGCCATTATTAAATAATCGCTAAGTTCAGGTCATAGACTAGCACTTCAAcatactaataatactatttgcgttggaaaattttaaaatacgataactaaaaaaaaaaaaaaaaaattgtcccCTGCATTGAGGACACAATTGTACACAATtgtcttttgtttttattagttgCTTTAGTTTGCATCCCTTAATTTCAGTTGGGACACGTTTTTAAAGGAGATGAAAAATACTTGCCTTCTCCTGCGGCGAGATTGAAGTAAAGATCGACAATGTTGGGGCAGTTGGCGTAGCAGCGGTTGGAGCAGAGCTGATTGGCGAAGCGCGGCTCGAGGAGAGAGTCGGACGAGATGCCGAGCGCGCTTCGGTCGAGGCCGCACGCTTGGATGCATTCGTCGCTCTCGATAAAATTCTTCAGTTTGTCCGCATAGATCTCGGACGCCGTGCACGCGTACGTCTCCGCGCCGCCCCTCTGCACGTGCTTCTCCAGCACGCACCGCTTCCCCGTCGACGACACTGCGTACGCGCACGAATCCTTCTCCAAATTCTCGCACTCGATAATATTTCCTACGTAACTAGTGTTTATTAATATCTACATTGTTTATAATCacactacatatatatatatatacaaattaaaacaatgtgcggagaaaataaaataaaaaaagaaaagaaaagagtgtTTATATTATAGTATTGATTACTAACCGAAAGCAGCTTGGAAGACGAGAGCTAGAGTGAGGAGAAGAGCAAAAGTAGATGCATTTTGTGATGCCATTTTATGCCTTTAAATTTGGTGAATTTAAAGACAAGTATTGGTGTGGGGATATTTGGTTGCAGGAAATGGAATATATTTATAGGGAGTGATCGATGCATGGAATTTATTATGATAACGTGAATAGTAAGtgaatagtactagtattattaagTCATATAAGTGTAAATGTGTGAAAGCTACAAAAACCAACTTTCACAAAAGTTTGGTATAAGTTGGAAGTGAATGACTTGGTCTCTATCTACTCTCTAGGGGGGTTGATTTAGATGGTTAGGAGTGACCTGTCGACGGCTAATTGAATTTGAGGCGAAACCTTCCTTTGAGTCAATTCTACACCATTAATTAAGGCGTGGTTTTTGGGGTGGAAAAATACATCAATGACCATTGTTTCTTTAGCTTAAATAATCGCTCTCATTAATTATCTCATATTTGATCGATgcatgtttaaaaaaattgtttgattttattaagaaaaatttgataaaaggttagtagtatataaacctaattttatatactgtGATAACTATGAGCAGAAAAAATTTAGTGAGATGATATAATTAATGAGAATTGTACAGAATTAGTAAAATCAAGGCAATTAATTCAGatgatatggagtattaaacattaattatgGCGAACACACGCTAATCGCTTTGGTCAATACTCTACCGTTATTAAATGACGGGTCACTTGGTTAGTCAGAAAGAATATTAAATgaggagtatttttttgttcttttattatatttctctttcttacatTTCTTTGTGGAAGAGTACGTATTTTCGTTCTAAATTCCATTTCTGCGCGCTTCACAATTCTTACATGTGCCGTGGTTTAATTCTCATTCCATCCAATTCCAAATATATTTTGGCTTGTTTCATTATTTCCATGTTATTGAGAGTTTTCTTCCCTTTTAATTGGATAAATTGACTTGTTATATAAGTATACCACACagtgtttttataaaaaaaaaaaacagttagaaatgcatgtttaatcaaaaaaatttataattatgattatgatttcAATTATGGTTTTTCATCTTTCAATGACgtgtaaattcaaaattataattaatacaattttcaaagtttaatAAAAACTTCACgttttagatttaattaaattatactctttctctctcataatagatgacacacTTGGATAATAGCACATAACACGAGAGTTTAGGAGatgatattttgtgtgttgagtgAAGAGAGAAAACAGTGTATCTTTATTAAAGTAAAGATCAATTTtgatcctaaacatatgaccaaaacacaaattttatccaaaacattcactttttgaaaaacaaatccataacaaatgaaattcttGTCGGAGTGGTCCTTATTTTACGGTTCCAtcaaaaactaacggtcatgCCACTGTGCAATTAGCgctgaccgttagttttttgatgGAACCGTCTTAAAAAGGACTACTTCGactacatttttatttgttatggactcgttttttaaaaagtgaatattttagaccaaattcgtattttggttatatttttagagcatccataTCTATGCTCTTTCGCAAGAGTATGGATGTGGGCCCAGACCcacattcattcattttttactctctACTCTTCCCCAAAAGCATGCTTAAGAGTCCcatcattctattattcaatttaaatactttaattacaaaaaaaaaattccacaatattaaaatgcattaaaaatacccaaaatactattacaaattactacaaaattaaaaattatataattaaaattctataaattaaaaattacataattaaattcataataataaaaaaattgaagtatgaatgagagataatttgatgtaaagAATGGATGGTGAAtgttggtatttatagatgattttggaataattttttttaaaaaaaaaaatcaaaaaagttgaaaaaattggtaaaaaacgactatatttttgggaatctgaaaatatgtatatatatttttttccgaattatttttgattttttatgaattttaaaaaaatattacaaaacaaaaacgaGCCAATCAGGAGGCGCCACGTAGGGGGTGCTCTTCGGCACGACGGTGCTCTTGCTATCGAGCAGGCTGTCACACCCCAATCTCCctaacatatataaaaaaaatcaaaaccaagattttaaataattagtcCACTCATTAAATGCGAAACCCTCCCGAATAAGATAAgttcaaaaatcaacatttttcatgtacatatttcaaaacattatgAATGGTGGGGTCCCCTTGCCACTCTATACATTATACATTCATTTACACGTACAAcaatgaggaggagaagatttccaaaatgcgtcagccgccgaccctgatAATACGTGGAGTTTGCATAACTCACACTAACCAAACCATTATTGATATCCAATTCTGGAAAATAGTGGTGtgttatatgagccacaacttaatatatatatacttcactTTTGATTTCACCTTCCAAATATCAAACATATTCTTTAGCCAACACATATAATTAGAAgcaataatatcataaataatttcatatccaTATGCGTATGCCTCTatgttcaattttattattctatgaCGAATTAAGCCTGTTATCTGCCTGGGATTTTCAATATGccaatatgatttgacccgaaggtcccaatatgatttgacccgtaggtcccacAGTGATTGACACAAAGCTCCCAATATGATTGACCCAAAGTTCCCAATATGTCCATTATGAATTCAGATCCAGGGCAAGACcgtcacatatcctctttaatcataTGATTCATGTACTTTCAATACCATGTGTAAAACATATCAACTATATATCCATATTATACTCTATGAAATAATTCCAATacagtatataaatatatcctTTGCACTAATCATATCTTCATATCATATTTCACCATctaatccaattaaatatgaaatatatataattagaaGCAATAAcatcataaataatttcatatccatatgcatatgtctctctgtttaattttgttattctaTGATGGATCAAGCATATTATCTAAGATTTTCGATATGtcaatatgatttgacccgaaggtcccactatgatttgacccgtaggtTCCAATATGATTTGACTCATAGGTCCCATAGTGATTGACTTGAAGGTCCGAGTAtgattgacccgaaggtcccaatatgTCCATTATGATTTCAGATTCAGGGCAAGACCATCACAGATCCCCTTTAATCATGTTATTCATGTATTATCAATACCATGCGTAAAACATATCAACTATATCCATATTATactcaatcaaataatttcaatacagtttataaatatatcatttgcACCAATCACATCTTCACATCATATTTCACCATCTAATCCAAatatttaatctaattaaatatgaaacatatTCTTTAGCCAACACATATAATTAGAAGAAATAATAtcttaaataatttcatatccatatgcatatgcctctctatttaattttgttattctaTGACGGATCAAGCATATTATCTGACCTGGATTTTCAATATGCCAATATGATTTGAACCGGAGGTTCCATTAtgatttgacccgtaggtcctaATATGATTTGACTCGTAGGTCCCACTGtgattgacccgaaggtcccaatatgattgacccgaaggtcctaATATGTCcattatgattttaaattcagGGTAAGACCATCACAAATCCTCTTTAATCATATGATTCATATACTTTCAACACTATGTGTAAAACATATCAACTATATATCCATATTATACTCTATCAAATAATTctaatacaatatataaatatatcctTTGCACCAATCATATCtccatatcatattccaccatctaatccaaatatttaatctaattaaatatcaaGCATATTCTTTAGTCAACACATACAATTGGAAgcaataatatcataaataattttatatccaTATGCATATGTCTCTCTATTCAATTTTGTTATTCTATGACGGATCAAGCCTGTTATCTGCCCCAGATTTTCAATATGccaatatgatttgacccgaaggtcccactatgatttgacccgaaggtcccattGTGATTTGAACCGAAGGTCCCACTATGATTTGACTCGTAGAtcccaatatgatttgaccTGTAGGTCCCACCGtgattgacccgaaggtctcAATATGTCCATTATGATTTCAGATCCAGAGCAAGACTGTCACAGTACCtatttaatcatatgattTATGTACTTTCAACACCATGTGTAAAACATATCAACTATATATCCATACTATACTCTAtcaaataattccaatatagtatataaatgtaggggtgcgttaaaatgacaacacctcttaaagtaacacaataccaccattcctagcgaATCATTTGTACAGGTGGACAAATAATCAGCTGCCaagtggcaatcataaaaaatgttcaagggtaaattttctcggccagcaatatccaatacactggacaacaatatccaatacactagacaacaatttacaacaattttttctcggccagcaatatccaatacgctaaacaataatctatagattgttgtgtagcgtttatactattgttgtgtagcgtttataatattgctggataCATGGTGTCACAATGTcgctttaagaggtgttgtcattttaacacaaacctataaaTGTATATCATTTGCACCAATCATATGTCTTtccatatcatattccaccatctaatccaaatatttaatcatattaaatactccctccgtccgccattaggagtctcatttcttggtgGCACGAGTTTTATGATTTgctaagaaaagtgggtggaaaaaagttagtggaatatgggtcccacttgtttatattagttttaaatgaaatgtgagttgaatgagttagtggaaggtggaaccctattaccatttatggtaaaagtgaaccgtaACTTCTATttgcggacggactaaaatagaaaaacgggactcctattcgcggacggagggagtatcaaacaTATTCTTTAGCCAACACATATAATTAGAAgcaataatatcataaataatttcatatccatatgcatatgcctctctatttaattttgttattctaTGACGGATCAAGCTTGTTGTCTGTCTGGGAATATGccaatatgatttgacccgaaggtcccactaTGATTTGACCCAAAGATCCCATTATGATTTGACTCGTATgtcccaatatgatttgacTCGTAGGTCCCACTGTAATTGATccgaaggtcccaatatgTCCATTATGATTTTAGATTCAGGGCAAGACCCTCATAGATTATCTTTAATCACATGATTCATGTACTTTCAACACCATGTGTAAAACATAACTATGTATCCATATTGTACTCTAtcaaataattccaatatagtagtatataaatatatgttttgCACCAATCATATCTTCATATCATATTCGATCATCTAATCCAAATATTTAATCCAATGAATTATTTAGCAACCAATCATATagcataaaaatttaaaagtgcGATTTATACGCACCTAATCATGAGACATAATTTAACCGAGCCATTGATTTCTATTCCTTATTTATAGCTCCCGAACCTTACGATCCAAATTgaatcttttccttttttccttcttctaCCTACTTACTCTCGATCAACTATAATATGATACCTTCATCACCTTTTTTTTCCCGAATATTTCCTCCTCCCCTCCCATCTTTTTGAAACGTAAAATATATCTAGCTCCTCTCTTCTGgatacataaaaaattatttaaacgAAACAATTGACATGGTGTACACGTAGTCCTTAGGTGATGTACATGTGTATATCAACAATCTActgggggtgttcggttgcaagactaaatctcaagattaaatatgtatcatgtttggtttatAAGATTGACCCCcgcaacttaatcctagatggatagtctcatgataattagtcatgcCGAACGCCATCTTGGATGACTAACTTAATCCCATGCATACGCACgtgtatatacatataagACTATAAGAGCATACATCGTAACTTTATTATGTCAACTTAATCTATcttattacatattttttcatacacATAAAAACTTCCATGCACACACTCACGTGCATTACACATGTACATACGTTAATTAGCTAATACATATGcacattatatattatttttatttgtaaatatttaagTATCTAAATCTTAAATAATTGATCATATTGATTTCtctcaatatataaatattacttatTATGATATCCATATAAGATctctataatataaataataaatatataaatataaaataatggtATATGATTTAGGTTAAGGGATGTTATAACGACCGTGCGGTCGGCAAGAGCACAACGGCGGACAAGGTATGTGCCGCGCCGACGGCACGGCGGGTGCTCTTAGAGCGGATGTTCTTAGGACCATAATTGACATCAacggagtaataaataaaaaactaatagGGGCAACCCATGAGGGAAAATATTGATGGCTTATGCCCAGTCTCTATGGCTCCAAACTGAAATTGTGCAGACTCTGAGCACGTTTACCAAGTTGCAGGATACATGTCCAACATCAAACCAAGAAACTATTAGCATTGTAAAACGAGATGATATCCTAAATTAATATGAACACTAGCATCAACAAACCTGCGTAAGATTGTCTTATCAATATCCTACCCCGAAAACTAATAACGTCAACACAGAAACTGATGTATATCTAGAATTGAAAGCACTACAAAATGAtagaagtaataaaaaatgaacataTATTTTCACCAGGGCACCTCCTTTGCTGCCCTCTTATTGCTTCATCTTTCTGTCTAATTCATCGAGAGCCTGAGAAAAGCAGACAGTTATCACTGAAAATCTAATTGAAGGGAATCTCGAACCCTCAGAAATGATGAAACAGCACCACTGCATCATCTAGATCCATCAACGAACGCTCCAAGGTAGCCCTGACTATTTTGTACACCATAACTTTATTCCTCAGTTCCCCAACAAGCTTATCCTTAGGTATTTGAAGAACCTGGAGCACATCACTTAAATCATTGAGACCGATCTTCTATAAACACATTCACAGTGCCAACAGTGAGGTTTTCCTCTCAACAAAATAGATATGTTATTGTTgattcacaaatcacaatgaTGTAGTAAATCTATTACTGTTCATTCCTTCATATATATGCATCGTAACTATCTAAAGCATACCTCTTTTCTCTGGTCT
The nucleotide sequence above comes from Salvia hispanica cultivar TCC Black 2014 chromosome 5, UniMelb_Shisp_WGS_1.0, whole genome shotgun sequence. Encoded proteins:
- the LOC125187796 gene encoding uncharacterized protein LOC125187796, which gives rise to MASQNASTFALLLTLALVFQAAFGNIIECENLEKDSCAYAVSSTGKRCVLEKHVQRGGAETYACTASEIYADKLKNFIESDECIQACGLDRSALGISSDSLLEPRFANQLCSNRCYANCPNIVDLYFNLAAGEGVYLPKFCEARGANARRQMAEIRSSGYATPAAEGPSNNYVSFFGEPAQAPTA